A stretch of Caldanaerobius polysaccharolyticus DSM 13641 DNA encodes these proteins:
- a CDS encoding phage tail protein encodes MRDVPIVLDKDLKRIAYLENAFNVKVTEQINGDYAFSMNLPRNDPKWQYIQYGNYVEIKGQYFMINYFDEERDEENKLIGTIEGKHIYFELLGEYWEEDREEFNFIPATTPQVVLNMLISGTRFTIERVDEFSVSDIRLERGDIHHNILKVIEVWCGELKRDNFNISLLHNIGQDNGIQFRYKKNIKTIKKITDGRDVVTRLYVYGKDGLTFESITGQKYIDSQYIGNYSRPKIGEVKFDDIDDPQKLLDEAQKYLAKVEVPKVSYDVNVVELSKLTGYEYEKFNLGDIITIIDEELGIDVKAEILEYTYYPFEPQRSSVVLGNFIPKLTDYFVSFQKTQNIVETAFNSETKKLSTKWLEGIIDTHNNELQAGLGTVVANDQGLLILDNKDNPTKAIALVGGMLAIANQKDANGNWIWRTFGTGDGFTADVINTGQLNTSLVRVISEENNLYIDSTGLYVTDENNNIRVRLGQYIQGKYGLEIKDATGQRTILDQDGILQTWQDSIVDNLDSSHPMQLKFYLPPETLSVRKCRLNISLESFRAYEKGAAAFGGWGVTSGPSSKSTSGAYSDILNPSWVDATSYNNDPSIGGTTGNGTITNTSGSHDHSYTFHGHNHLVKINGASVYTEYGQVNATITVTSDGDHTHTIPAHMHLIPDHTHNIEHTHQISIGSHSHDILYGIYTATKPTNVSVKLDGTVIVSDINTDQTDIDIPVNSNGWHTIEISSTTLGRINASLFIQAFMSV; translated from the coding sequence ATGAGAGATGTTCCCATAGTCCTTGACAAGGATTTAAAGCGAATAGCTTATCTTGAAAATGCCTTCAATGTAAAAGTGACAGAACAAATCAATGGAGATTATGCCTTCTCAATGAATTTGCCGCGGAATGATCCTAAATGGCAGTATATTCAATATGGTAACTACGTTGAAATCAAAGGTCAGTATTTCATGATAAACTACTTTGATGAAGAAAGAGACGAAGAAAATAAATTGATAGGCACTATAGAAGGAAAACATATCTATTTTGAGCTTCTCGGCGAATACTGGGAAGAAGACAGGGAAGAATTTAACTTCATCCCTGCCACCACTCCCCAGGTAGTATTAAACATGCTTATAAGCGGCACCCGGTTTACCATTGAAAGAGTGGATGAATTTTCCGTATCGGATATAAGGCTTGAAAGAGGGGATATACATCACAATATCCTCAAAGTTATAGAGGTATGGTGTGGAGAGCTAAAGCGGGATAATTTCAATATATCCTTACTCCATAATATAGGCCAGGATAACGGCATTCAGTTTAGATATAAGAAAAACATCAAGACCATAAAAAAGATTACCGATGGCCGGGATGTAGTAACCCGGCTATATGTTTACGGCAAAGATGGGCTTACTTTTGAAAGCATTACCGGTCAGAAGTATATTGACAGCCAGTATATTGGAAATTACTCAAGGCCCAAAATCGGTGAAGTTAAGTTTGATGATATAGATGACCCGCAAAAGCTTTTAGATGAGGCACAAAAGTATCTGGCAAAAGTAGAAGTGCCGAAAGTATCTTATGATGTCAATGTGGTGGAATTATCGAAGCTTACAGGTTATGAATATGAGAAGTTCAATTTGGGCGATATTATTACAATCATTGATGAAGAACTTGGTATAGACGTTAAGGCTGAAATCTTGGAATACACCTATTATCCTTTTGAGCCGCAGAGGTCATCGGTGGTTTTGGGAAACTTCATACCAAAACTAACAGACTATTTTGTCAGCTTCCAAAAAACACAGAATATTGTAGAAACTGCCTTTAACAGTGAGACAAAAAAGTTATCAACGAAATGGCTGGAAGGTATCATTGATACACACAACAATGAACTTCAGGCCGGGTTAGGGACTGTTGTCGCTAACGACCAGGGCCTTTTGATATTGGATAATAAAGATAATCCCACAAAGGCCATAGCCCTGGTAGGCGGGATGCTGGCAATTGCGAATCAGAAGGATGCTAATGGGAATTGGATATGGCGGACGTTTGGCACCGGAGACGGGTTTACGGCGGACGTTATTAATACTGGACAGCTTAATACGTCTTTGGTGAGAGTAATAAGCGAAGAAAATAATCTCTATATTGATAGCACAGGGTTGTATGTTACTGACGAGAATAACAATATAAGGGTTAGATTGGGACAATATATTCAAGGAAAGTATGGGCTTGAAATCAAAGATGCGACAGGGCAAAGAACAATTTTAGATCAGGATGGTATTCTCCAAACATGGCAGGACAGCATTGTTGATAATCTTGATAGTTCACATCCGATGCAGTTGAAGTTTTACCTGCCACCCGAGACTCTGTCTGTAAGAAAATGCCGTTTGAATATATCGTTAGAGTCATTTAGAGCGTATGAAAAAGGTGCTGCTGCTTTTGGCGGTTGGGGTGTTACGAGTGGCCCGAGCAGCAAATCAACTTCAGGTGCATATTCAGATATACTGAACCCATCTTGGGTTGATGCTACATCATACAATAATGACCCATCGATAGGGGGGACTACAGGGAACGGAACTATCACAAATACAAGTGGTAGCCATGATCATTCATACACTTTTCATGGGCACAATCACTTGGTCAAAATAAATGGTGCTAGTGTTTATACAGAGTATGGGCAAGTGAATGCAACAATAACAGTAACATCTGATGGGGACCATACCCACACTATTCCTGCTCATATGCATTTGATTCCAGACCATACTCATAATATTGAGCATACTCATCAAATTTCAATTGGGAGTCACAGCCACGATATTCTATATGGAATATATACAGCGACGAAGCCAACAAATGTGTCGGTGAAGCTTGATGGCACAGTAATAGTTAGTGATATCAATACTGACCAAACAGATATAGATATTCCTGTAAACTCAAATGGCTGGCACACAATTGAAATTTCATCAACTACATTGGGTCGAATAAACGCAAGTTTATTTATACAGGCGTTTATGAGTGTTTAA
- a CDS encoding phage distal tail protein: MKVVLYLNTSLNADSKQVIILNKEVLSDSKQIIYANHEKYVDTKFVISAYKTYYTDSAQILYLLKEIVVDSFQLTSILSQMIFTGEISPGQTLRIDTEKMEALVDNLLANNALDKFIELEPGTNFIVIQDDTGNVLVNIEIEYKDRWL; this comes from the coding sequence ATGAAGGTAGTATTATATCTTAATACAAGTTTAAACGCCGATTCAAAACAAGTTATTATTCTTAATAAAGAAGTGCTTTCAGACAGCAAGCAAATTATATATGCTAACCATGAAAAGTATGTTGATACAAAGTTTGTTATCTCGGCATATAAAACATATTATACAGATTCGGCGCAAATACTCTATTTGCTTAAGGAAATTGTCGTCGATTCATTCCAACTTACATCCATACTTTCTCAGATGATTTTTACTGGCGAAATAAGCCCTGGCCAAACACTTAGAATTGATACGGAGAAAATGGAAGCCCTGGTTGACAATCTACTTGCTAACAATGCTCTTGATAAATTTATTGAGCTTGAACCCGGAACAAATTTCATTGTTATTCAAGATGATACCGGCAATGTGTTAGTAAATATTGAAATTGAATATAAAGACAGGTGGTTATAA
- a CDS encoding distal tail protein Dit → MLGFTFKGRHSSEFGICMKSKNRQLLPSIRQIEETIPGKHGVYDYSMGDLEDRIIEVDCAIIGDLRNKARQIAAWLYSTQREKLFFDDEPDKYYLAKISNRIDLEQAISLGRFTLQFKCDPFAYADKSISYTNKPGVIIINSQGTYNTPFIISIKNNGSVNMKNIKILLYKG, encoded by the coding sequence TTGCTTGGGTTCACATTCAAAGGACGGCATAGTTCAGAATTTGGCATATGCATGAAGTCAAAAAACCGGCAATTATTGCCCTCCATTCGTCAAATAGAAGAAACTATTCCTGGGAAACATGGAGTATACGATTATTCAATGGGTGATTTAGAAGACCGGATTATCGAAGTTGATTGTGCTATCATCGGTGATTTGCGAAACAAAGCCAGACAAATAGCGGCGTGGCTGTATTCAACACAAAGAGAAAAATTGTTTTTTGACGACGAGCCGGACAAATACTATCTTGCAAAAATTAGTAACAGAATTGACTTAGAACAGGCAATATCTTTAGGGAGATTTACATTACAATTTAAATGTGATCCTTTTGCTTATGCGGACAAGAGCATAAGTTATACTAATAAACCTGGAGTCATAATAATAAATAGCCAGGGGACATATAATACGCCGTTTATAATATCAATCAAGAATAATGGTTCTGTGAATATGAAAAATATCAAAATCCTGCTTTATAAGGGGTGA
- a CDS encoding phage tail tape measure protein: protein MPNEEIGKLNVVVNLDSTGFQNGISQLNRQMKLVQSEFQAATAKLGDFGKGTDGLKLKADALSKQIDIQKQKVAALEAAYQKSVEVKGADAKATQDLVIKLNKAQAELANMENELKKTTTELEKQSSVWYKLSQSAKEAGEKLKNVGEKMTDTGKSLTKYITTPIIGAGAMAVKAAADFESMGNTFQAVSGATSSQMAKMSELAKQLGNDITLPGTSATDAAAAMTELVKAGLSIDDTFKAAKATLQLSAAAQIDNAEAATIVGQALNAFKMSGDKAIMVADLLANSANASAGEITDMAYALQAGASVAAMAGQSINDFTTAIALMANAGITGQDAGTSLKSMLMSLISPTDKAAETMQKYGINVYDANGKMKPLPALVQEFSTKLGGLSQEQKNAALATIFGSDAIRVANIVLMSGTDAWNQMSQAVNKAGGAQEVAASKMKGFNGAMEAFKSTVETLAITIGEKLLPIITPLIQRVTDWINKFGELSPQTQQIILVIVGLAAAIGPVILVVGRLITAVSTISKAFGTLSGAMAAAGGASGAVGTAISALTGPVGIAIAAITGLIAIFVSLYKHNEDFRNKCNEVWNQVKQLISTVTEQIKTILQAFVQLVSAIWNKWGDDIMKIVNATFNVVKTVITTVLSVISGVIKTVTSLIKGDWQGVWNGIKDITNSIWSGIKNIVTSVLNLLTTSISAALNVIKDIFSGIWNGIKTLTSSVWEGMKNTVSNATNSVKNTVLSVGNGIKNGLSGIWESVKSTAINAWSSLKGAASNIFNSIKEAILAPFRNIHIPLPHISVNWKSIGVGDLKIKIPDFDVNWYATGGIFNKPSIIGVGEAGPEAVIPIRELKNILRDTLLDLPFSKPVVITLNDYGQKIFKDKLDMENYQREQAKILQNALEVR, encoded by the coding sequence ATGCCAAACGAAGAAATAGGCAAACTTAACGTCGTAGTTAATTTAGATAGCACGGGCTTTCAGAACGGAATATCACAATTAAATAGACAAATGAAGCTTGTTCAAAGCGAATTTCAAGCGGCGACAGCGAAACTTGGAGATTTTGGCAAAGGGACAGACGGATTAAAGCTCAAAGCAGATGCACTTTCAAAACAAATAGATATTCAAAAGCAAAAAGTTGCAGCATTAGAAGCAGCATATCAGAAAAGTGTAGAAGTCAAAGGTGCAGACGCAAAAGCAACGCAGGACCTAGTAATTAAGCTCAATAAGGCACAAGCTGAACTTGCAAATATGGAAAATGAGCTAAAGAAGACAACAACAGAGCTCGAGAAACAAAGTTCTGTTTGGTATAAATTATCGCAGTCAGCTAAAGAAGCGGGCGAAAAACTCAAAAACGTTGGGGAAAAGATGACAGATACAGGAAAATCCCTTACAAAATATATCACAACACCTATAATAGGTGCTGGGGCAATGGCAGTTAAAGCGGCCGCTGACTTTGAAAGCATGGGTAACACTTTCCAAGCCGTATCTGGTGCAACATCGTCACAAATGGCAAAAATGAGCGAGCTTGCTAAGCAGCTTGGTAACGATATTACCCTCCCTGGCACGAGCGCAACAGACGCAGCAGCAGCTATGACGGAACTCGTTAAAGCTGGCTTGAGTATAGATGATACATTCAAAGCTGCAAAAGCAACGTTGCAATTGTCAGCAGCGGCACAAATTGATAACGCTGAAGCTGCGACGATTGTCGGTCAGGCATTGAACGCTTTTAAAATGTCAGGAGACAAAGCAATCATGGTTGCTGATCTTTTAGCAAATAGTGCTAATGCCAGTGCTGGTGAAATAACCGATATGGCATATGCTTTGCAGGCTGGTGCTTCCGTTGCTGCAATGGCAGGACAAAGTATCAACGACTTCACAACAGCAATAGCTCTGATGGCTAATGCTGGTATAACAGGTCAAGACGCTGGTACAAGTTTAAAATCAATGCTAATGAGTCTGATAAGCCCGACAGACAAAGCAGCGGAAACTATGCAAAAATATGGTATCAATGTATATGACGCAAACGGCAAGATGAAGCCGCTTCCGGCGCTGGTGCAGGAGTTTTCGACAAAGCTTGGAGGGCTTTCTCAAGAACAAAAGAACGCTGCTCTTGCAACAATATTCGGTTCAGACGCTATACGTGTTGCTAATATAGTGTTGATGAGCGGTACTGATGCCTGGAATCAAATGAGTCAAGCAGTCAACAAAGCAGGTGGTGCTCAAGAAGTGGCAGCAAGCAAAATGAAAGGGTTCAATGGAGCTATGGAAGCATTTAAATCTACAGTTGAAACTCTTGCTATTACAATAGGAGAAAAACTACTACCAATTATTACTCCATTAATACAGAGAGTAACGGATTGGATAAATAAATTCGGTGAACTGTCGCCGCAAACACAGCAAATAATTTTAGTGATAGTAGGATTGGCGGCGGCAATTGGACCTGTTATTTTGGTTGTGGGCAGACTTATTACTGCGGTGAGTACTATTAGTAAAGCATTTGGGACACTCAGTGGAGCAATGGCAGCTGCAGGCGGGGCAAGTGGAGCGGTAGGAACTGCTATATCAGCGTTGACAGGTCCTGTCGGCATAGCAATAGCAGCAATAACAGGGCTTATTGCAATATTTGTTAGTTTGTATAAGCATAATGAAGATTTTAGGAACAAATGTAATGAAGTTTGGAATCAAGTGAAACAATTGATAAGCACAGTGACGGAGCAAATAAAAACAATATTGCAAGCTTTCGTTCAACTTGTAAGTGCTATATGGAACAAATGGGGCGACGACATAATGAAAATAGTCAATGCAACGTTTAATGTCGTAAAAACTGTAATAACTACGGTACTTAGTGTAATAAGTGGAGTTATTAAAACTGTAACTTCACTTATTAAGGGTGACTGGCAAGGCGTATGGAATGGTATCAAAGACATAACAAATAGCATTTGGAGTGGGATTAAAAATATTGTTACATCGGTTTTAAACTTACTCACGACATCAATTAGTGCTGCTTTAAATGTCATAAAAGATATATTTAGTGGTATATGGAATGGTATTAAAACCCTAACCAGTAGTGTTTGGGAAGGCATGAAAAATACGGTTTCAAATGCAACAAATAGTGTAAAAAATACAGTATTGAGCGTAGGCAACGGTATTAAAAATGGGTTAAGCGGCATTTGGGAAAGTGTAAAAAGCACAGCAATAAATGCATGGAGCAGCTTAAAAGGAGCGGCAAGCAATATATTTAATAGCATTAAAGAAGCTATTCTTGCACCGTTTAGAAATATTCACATTCCATTGCCTCATATAAGTGTTAACTGGAAAAGCATTGGGGTTGGTGACCTAAAAATTAAAATTCCTGACTTTGATGTGAACTGGTATGCGACAGGTGGTATATTTAACAAACCGAGTATAATTGGGGTTGGCGAAGCAGGGCCAGAAGCGGTTATACCAATTAGAGAACTAAAAAACATATTGCGAGATACACTTTTAGACTTACCTTTCTCAAAACCGGTTGTAATTACTTTAAATGACTATGGGCAGAAAATATTTAAGGATAAGCTCGACATGGAAAACTACCAACGTGAACAAGCTAAAATACTACAAAATGCGTTGGAGGTGAGGTAA
- a CDS encoding major tail protein yields the protein MAKIGMKDVHYAILMEDNEKGVQYQTPVALPGAISAKISAKTNTDTLYADDGAFETATALGEITLELELADLPLSAQAALLGHTLNNGILEAKATDEAPYVALGFRALKSNGKYRYYWLLKGKFEIPSDESQTKEDKVSFKTGTLSGTFVCRQYDGMWKKVGDEDETEFTGGSTWFDVTTINAGTVV from the coding sequence GTGGCTAAGATTGGGATGAAAGATGTACATTATGCGATATTAATGGAAGACAACGAGAAAGGAGTACAATATCAAACACCAGTAGCATTGCCTGGTGCTATAAGTGCGAAAATTTCAGCAAAAACAAATACTGATACGTTATATGCAGACGATGGAGCTTTTGAAACTGCAACGGCGCTTGGAGAAATTACCCTTGAACTAGAACTTGCTGATTTGCCACTTTCGGCACAAGCAGCTTTATTGGGACATACTTTGAACAATGGAATATTAGAGGCTAAAGCAACTGATGAAGCACCATATGTTGCTCTAGGTTTCAGAGCGTTGAAAAGTAATGGCAAGTATAGATATTATTGGCTATTAAAAGGAAAATTTGAAATACCCTCAGATGAGAGCCAGACGAAAGAAGACAAAGTTAGCTTTAAAACAGGTACCTTGTCAGGTACTTTTGTGTGTAGACAATACGACGGCATGTGGAAAAAAGTTGGTGACGAAGACGAAACTGAATTTACCGGTGGTTCTACTTGGTTCGATGTCACGACCATCAATGCAGGCACAGTTGTTTAA
- the gp17 gene encoding tail completion protein gp17, translating into MSINQLIMNALSGLNVPVSFQTYSGTVDPYITFFCYLETGELYYDDIQKGTAYYVQVDVWSKGNYSSIVEQVKSAMQNAGFSFLSAYDLYEDDTKIYHKVLRFYYFKEVE; encoded by the coding sequence ATGAGTATAAACCAGCTTATAATGAATGCATTAAGTGGTTTAAATGTTCCAGTTAGCTTTCAGACTTATTCAGGAACTGTGGATCCATATATCACATTCTTTTGCTATTTAGAAACAGGGGAGTTGTATTATGACGATATACAAAAAGGCACAGCTTATTATGTACAGGTGGATGTTTGGAGTAAGGGTAACTACTCTAGCATAGTCGAACAGGTAAAGTCAGCAATGCAAAATGCTGGCTTTTCATTTTTATCGGCTTATGACTTATATGAGGATGATACAAAGATTTATCACAAAGTTTTGAGATTTTATTACTTTAAGGAGGTAGAGTAA
- a CDS encoding HK97-gp10 family putative phage morphogenesis protein, which yields MPVDIKFEGMDELLRKVEELGKKGSRIENTALKTAGEYLAEEMKKEAPVRTGELRDSIKASNAKTKQGQKYVEVGPDETTNWRAKFIEFGTVKMKANPFMSRAYEKNKDKIQEIIAQKLKEGLGL from the coding sequence ATGCCGGTTGATATTAAATTTGAGGGTATGGATGAACTACTGCGAAAAGTAGAAGAACTCGGAAAGAAAGGCAGCCGTATCGAAAACACCGCCTTAAAAACAGCGGGAGAATATCTTGCAGAAGAAATGAAGAAAGAAGCGCCTGTTAGGACTGGAGAACTGCGGGACAGCATAAAGGCATCGAATGCAAAAACAAAGCAAGGCCAAAAGTATGTGGAAGTAGGGCCTGACGAGACGACTAATTGGAGAGCAAAGTTTATAGAATTTGGCACGGTTAAAATGAAAGCAAATCCTTTTATGAGTAGGGCTTATGAAAAGAATAAAGACAAAATTCAAGAGATAATAGCACAGAAGCTCAAAGAAGGGCTGGGATTGTGA
- a CDS encoding phage head closure protein: MNPGLLRHRITLQKKIDVTDGEGFTKQDWQDVSTVWAAVENLHGREYWEAAAIQAENTVKFTIRYCLDVDQSMRIIFRGEAYEIIAIDNIKYCNEYLEIKAVKKNAG; encoded by the coding sequence ATGAATCCGGGGCTTTTACGTCATAGAATAACTTTACAAAAGAAAATTGACGTAACAGACGGTGAAGGTTTTACTAAACAAGATTGGCAAGATGTATCGACGGTGTGGGCAGCGGTGGAAAATCTGCATGGCAGAGAATACTGGGAAGCAGCTGCCATTCAAGCAGAAAACACTGTGAAGTTTACGATTAGGTATTGCCTAGATGTGGACCAAAGTATGCGGATAATCTTCCGCGGCGAAGCTTATGAAATTATTGCAATCGACAATATAAAATACTGCAATGAATATCTCGAAATAAAGGCAGTGAAGAAGAATGCCGGTTGA
- a CDS encoding head-tail connector protein — MILTLGEAKEFLKVDNDTEDTLIQGLITSAEEYIKNATGKTFDSTNELAKLACKLLVAHWYENRAVVGDAKKIEFSLDVILTQLKYCYESDVTTT, encoded by the coding sequence GTGATTTTAACTTTAGGAGAAGCAAAAGAATTTTTAAAGGTAGACAACGATACAGAAGACACTCTAATTCAAGGACTTATAACGTCAGCAGAGGAATACATCAAGAATGCAACAGGCAAGACGTTTGATAGTACAAATGAACTTGCAAAGCTTGCTTGCAAGTTGTTGGTGGCACATTGGTATGAAAACAGAGCTGTTGTCGGGGATGCTAAAAAGATTGAATTCAGTTTAGATGTAATTCTGACACAGCTTAAATACTGTTATGAAAGCGATGTGACGACCACATGA
- a CDS encoding phage major capsid protein, translated as MTRERRELLNKLQTLEAEARELLRADNPDTDKIESITKEIRNVKAKLEALDELEKGLDPKGMKQFGDNEVDGFKAFCKALRGEPLTDVEAALLTTGTDGENYLIPQDVKTKINELRRQYKSAKSLIGSYPTSTLTGTLTFEDISTVTELIDFTDNGQDLPTSNNPKFTPVTYTVKAYGAILPVSRTLLQNETAGLLDYLARWFNKKAVRTENKKIFETLKLNKTPKDLTGFKALKKSLNVDIDPALETEIVIVTNQSGFAYLDDEVDSTGRPILQPDPINPTQKRFMGYPVIVFSDRELPNIVDTTTSTTKAPFFYGATSEGALFVDRDLYEFNSSEHAGFTKNQIYLRIIEYFDVIQADTDAYMYGELKLS; from the coding sequence ATGACAAGAGAAAGAAGAGAACTTTTAAACAAACTTCAGACGTTAGAAGCAGAAGCAAGAGAATTGTTAAGGGCTGATAATCCGGATACTGACAAGATTGAATCTATCACGAAAGAAATCAGAAATGTAAAGGCAAAACTTGAAGCACTTGATGAACTTGAAAAAGGTTTAGACCCGAAAGGAATGAAGCAATTTGGAGATAATGAAGTAGATGGTTTCAAGGCATTTTGTAAGGCCCTCAGAGGTGAACCTTTGACAGATGTTGAAGCTGCATTGCTCACAACTGGAACAGACGGCGAAAATTATTTGATACCACAAGATGTCAAGACAAAAATAAACGAGCTCAGAAGACAGTATAAATCAGCGAAATCATTAATTGGCTCTTACCCAACAAGTACTTTGACAGGAACTTTAACATTTGAAGATATAAGCACAGTGACAGAATTAATTGACTTTACGGATAATGGACAAGACTTACCAACATCAAACAATCCTAAATTTACACCTGTTACTTATACTGTTAAGGCGTATGGTGCAATATTGCCGGTGTCGAGAACACTTCTACAAAATGAGACCGCTGGGTTACTTGATTATCTTGCAAGATGGTTTAATAAGAAAGCAGTTAGAACAGAGAACAAAAAAATATTTGAAACTTTAAAACTTAACAAGACGCCTAAAGATTTAACTGGTTTTAAAGCATTAAAGAAGTCTTTGAATGTTGATATTGACCCAGCGCTTGAAACGGAAATTGTTATAGTTACAAACCAAAGTGGCTTTGCTTACTTGGATGACGAAGTAGATTCAACAGGAAGACCAATTTTACAGCCCGATCCAATCAATCCAACACAAAAGAGATTTATGGGCTATCCTGTTATTGTGTTCAGTGACAGAGAATTGCCGAACATTGTTGATACTACAACTTCAACAACTAAAGCACCATTCTTCTATGGAGCAACAAGCGAAGGTGCTTTATTTGTAGATAGAGACTTATACGAGTTTAATTCATCCGAACACGCAGGGTTTACAAAGAATCAAATATACCTCAGGATTATAGAATACTTCGACGTTATACAAGCTGACACAGATGCTTATATGTATGGTGAATTGAAATTGTCATAA
- a CDS encoding head maturation protease, ClpP-related, translated as MGRKKFWVLNKAEGGNEAELLLYGPIGDETFLGDEITPRKFKEDLEALGDIDTLNIYINSEGGDVFAGQAVYSILSRHKAQKIVYIDGLAASIASVIAMAGDLVVMPKNAMMMIHNPWTIAMGNANDFRKLADDLDKIRESLIAAYQSKSNLSKEEIIELMDAETWMTAEEALQYGFADEIEKEKQVAASIDEKFLKVYRNIPKKLIKVKDGVVPEDISKETAPEDTTWEAPNLSDFTDKSWDELSDSEKKDIARHFAWTPEMPPERFSDLKLPHHDPKTHKVVWRGVTNAAARLEQTDIPEEDKEKVRQHLARHYKQFGKTPPWEQDNNKAKLLKAKLGLLLETINI; from the coding sequence ATGGGAAGGAAAAAATTTTGGGTTTTAAATAAAGCAGAAGGGGGAAATGAGGCAGAGCTTTTACTTTATGGCCCGATTGGAGATGAAACATTTTTGGGCGATGAAATTACACCCAGAAAATTTAAAGAAGATTTGGAGGCTTTAGGAGATATCGATACATTGAATATTTATATCAACAGTGAAGGCGGAGATGTATTTGCAGGACAGGCAGTATATTCGATACTATCGAGGCATAAAGCACAAAAGATTGTTTATATAGATGGTTTAGCTGCGAGTATTGCTTCTGTAATTGCGATGGCTGGGGATTTGGTTGTTATGCCTAAAAATGCGATGATGATGATACACAATCCTTGGACCATTGCAATGGGCAATGCAAATGATTTTAGAAAGCTTGCAGATGACCTTGACAAAATCAGAGAAAGCTTAATTGCTGCTTATCAGAGCAAATCGAATTTAAGCAAAGAAGAAATTATAGAATTGATGGATGCTGAAACATGGATGACAGCAGAAGAAGCATTGCAATATGGTTTTGCAGATGAAATTGAGAAAGAAAAACAAGTTGCAGCAAGTATAGACGAAAAATTCTTGAAAGTTTACAGAAACATACCTAAGAAATTGATAAAAGTTAAAGATGGTGTTGTACCAGAAGATATTTCAAAAGAAACAGCGCCAGAGGATACAACATGGGAAGCACCAAATTTATCCGATTTTACGGATAAGAGTTGGGATGAGTTGAGCGATAGCGAGAAAAAAGATATTGCAAGGCATTTTGCTTGGACACCTGAAATGCCTCCAGAAAGATTTAGCGATTTAAAGTTGCCACATCACGACCCTAAAACACATAAGGTTGTATGGAGAGGTGTAACAAATGCAGCAGCGAGACTTGAACAAACAGATATACCCGAAGAGGACAAGGAAAAAGTAAGACAGCACTTGGCAAGACATTATAAACAATTTGGAAAGACACCTCCATGGGAGCAAGACAATAATAAAGCAAAGTTATTAAAAGCCAAATTAGGCTTATTACTTGAAACTATAAACATTTAG